A genome region from Streptomyces antimycoticus includes the following:
- a CDS encoding DUF6420 family protein has translation MLPSLSRSGLCRPGLCRVFAPGASVNALGGGGPRPLRHDREQAAHHREDHTAHIRIRLHHLGCPAQLTEEKDAAFKRLGLPPRPVPARQVPRTSSDSGQ, from the coding sequence GTCCCGCTCCGGCCTGTGCCGCCCCGGCCTGTGCCGGGTTTTTGCCCCTGGAGCTTCGGTGAACGCCCTTGGCGGCGGTGGCCCCCGGCCGCTACGTCACGACCGAGAGCAGGCGGCTCACCATCGAGAAGACCACACCGCACACATCCGGATCAGACTGCACCACCTCGGCTGCCCCGCCCAGCTCACCGAGGAGAAGGACGCCGCCTTCAAGCGGCTTGGCCTGCCGCCGAGGCCGGTGCCTGCACGTCAGGTGCCGCGTACCTCCTCAGACAGCGGGCAGTGA
- a CDS encoding DUF6233 domain-containing protein yields the protein MTDPFSPDSPDPDAPGPPAWAELADGQSVTAQIIGRIHRPGTGGGWWYKLRLPIWAEAQLPDRITVVPDSVVFCVPARLVTPIEDIDYSGVPTRRERPPARPPRSSTAAPAGRWSVQHLPAPVGGPGRRVIHHESCWIPTGDPDLTLDQALRELARPGSEACAACDARHLPQS from the coding sequence GTGACGGACCCCTTCAGCCCCGACAGCCCGGACCCGGACGCCCCCGGACCGCCGGCATGGGCCGAGCTCGCTGACGGCCAGAGCGTCACGGCCCAGATCATCGGCCGCATCCACCGCCCCGGCACCGGAGGCGGCTGGTGGTACAAGCTCCGCCTGCCCATCTGGGCCGAAGCGCAGCTACCGGACCGCATCACGGTCGTACCCGACTCGGTCGTCTTCTGTGTCCCCGCTCGCCTGGTCACGCCCATCGAGGACATCGACTACTCCGGCGTGCCGACCCGACGGGAACGCCCACCGGCCCGACCGCCCCGCTCGTCCACCGCCGCCCCGGCAGGCCGGTGGAGCGTGCAGCACCTGCCCGCTCCCGTTGGCGGCCCCGGGCGCCGGGTCATCCACCACGAGTCGTGCTGGATACCGACCGGCGACCCGGACCTCACGCTCGACCAGGCGCTGCGCGAGCTCGCCCGACCGGGCAGCGAAGCATGTGCCGCCTGCGACGCCCGCCACCTCCCGCAATCCTGA
- a CDS encoding MerR family transcriptional regulator, producing the protein MTADDSFGRLDDDDYPAYTMGRAAEMLGTSQGFLRAVGEARLITPLRSEGGHRRYSRYQLRIAARARELVDQGTPIEAACRIIILEDQLEEAQRINAEYRRAAESGNSLPAV; encoded by the coding sequence ATGACAGCAGACGACTCGTTCGGCCGTCTCGACGACGACGACTACCCCGCCTACACCATGGGCCGGGCCGCCGAGATGCTCGGCACCAGCCAAGGCTTCCTCCGCGCCGTCGGCGAAGCCCGCCTGATCACCCCGCTGCGCTCCGAGGGCGGCCACCGCCGCTACTCCCGCTACCAGCTGCGCATCGCCGCCCGCGCCCGAGAACTCGTCGACCAGGGCACCCCCATCGAGGCCGCCTGCCGCATCATCATCCTCGAAGACCAGCTCGAAGAAGCCCAGCGCATCAACGCCGAATACCGCCGCGCCGCCGAATCGGGGAATTCACTGCCCGCTGTCTGA